The segment TTTTGGTGGTGAATTTCTTTCAGCGTGTTTTACATGCTAAATTCACTACACCACTTGAAATGGTATATTTGGCCTTATCGATTTTGGCTCTTTGCTTGGGCTTATATTTTTTACATAAAAGCTCAAATCATTAGGATTAAAGGATATTTATGATTTTTATAGATGCTTGTTTTGGTAAGCCGACACCTTATACTCCAGTTTGGATGATGCGTCAAGCAGGTAGGTATCTACCTGAATATATGAGAGTGAGAGCCCAGGCGGGAGATTTTCTCTCACTTTGTAAGGATTATAAAAAAGCTAGTGAAGTTACACTTCAACCGGTGGATATTTTGGGCGTGGATGCGGCTATTTTATTTAGTGATATCTTGGTTGTGCCTATGGAGATGGGAATGGAGCTTAAATTTGTAAAGGGCGAAGGGCCTGTATTTCCTAAACCGATTATCTCAATGGATGATTTAGATAGATTAAGTAGCGATAAGGCTGTGAAAAATTTAAGCTATGTATATGATACCATTAAATTAACTAGAGATAAATTGCCACAAGACAGAGCTCTTATAGGCTTTTGCGGTGCGCCATGGACTATTGCTACATATATGATTGAAGGTGGTAGTACTAAAACCTATAATATCTGTAAAAAGATGGTTTATAATAATCCACAATTTCTACATGCGATTTTGCGTAAGGTAACTAACGCACTCAAACTATATTTAGCCGAACAGATCAAGGCTGGAGTCAATGCCATACAGATATTTGATAGCTGGGCTGGAGCATTAGAAAAGAGTGCTTATATGGAATTTGGCTTTAGCTATATCAATGAGATTGTAGATTTCATAAAGAGCGATTATCCTGAGATCGCAGTTATCGTATTTCCTAAGGGAATTAGTGGATTTTTAGAAGATATTAATGGGCAATTTGATGTTTTGGGCGTGGATTGGAGCACACCACTTCAAAAGGTTAAAAAATCCTTAGGCGCTAAATATGTCTTACAAGGCAATATGGAACCAGCGAGATTATATAGCAAAGACGCAATTGATGATGGTGTGGATGAGATTTTATCCATTATGTGTGGCAAAAGACATATTTTTAATCTAGGCCATGGCATTTTGCCAGATATTCCGGTTGAAAATGCGAAATATTTCATCAAATCCGTCCAAGAAAAATCAGCAAAATATATGAAATAATGAGTTATAAATTTATTTTTGGCCCAGTGAGTAGCCGTAGATTTGGCAGCTCTCTTGGAATTGATTTAAGCCCGGTGCAAAAGAGTTGTAATTTTGATTGTTTGTATTGCGAATTAACCAAGGCCAAAGCCGTCCGTACTATAAACAATGAGCCAACAACTAAAGCTATAATAGATGAGTTAAAATTCGCTCTTAATGAGTTTAAAGATATCGATGTTATCACTATTACAGCTAATGGTGAGCCGAGCTTATATAGCGATCTATCAAATTTAATCACTCAGATAAATTCCCTTAAAACAACGCAAAAATCACTGATTTTAAGCAATGGAAGTGCTGTTTTAAACCCTGAAATATCCAAGGCTCTCTTAAAGCTTGATATTGTCAAATTCAGCCTTGATAGTGCCGATCCCAAGACATTTCGCAAGATAGATAGAAGCATAGATAGGATCGATACAGATAATTTAATAGAGCTGATGAGCGAATTTAGAGCGAAATTTAAAGGTGAGTTGGTTATGGAGGTTTTGGTCGTGGCGGGTTATAATGATAGTGATGATGAGTTTATAGCCTTAAATAGGGCTTTTAAAAAGATTTCACCGCATAGGGTGGATATAAGCACAATTGATCGCCCACCTGCTCACAATGCTAGTGGCGTAAGCATCGAAAGACTATACTATCTATCTACTTTTATAGACTCAGCGCCGGTGGCTATCGCTTCTAAAGCGCCCTTGAAATATAAATTTGATTACACTCAAAGTGAGTTAGAAAAGCTCTTAAAGCTTCGCCCACAAAGCTTGTATGATATCGAAAATAACTACACTCAAAACGCAAAATCAAATTTAGAAAATTTAATCAATCAAGGCAAGATTACAGAGTGCGATTTAGGCGGGATGAAATTTTATAGAATTTTATAAATTTTTATAAATTTAAGCTAAATTTAATTGACAAATATCTATTTATTAGATATAATTTCGGCTCATTTATACGATATTCCGGATTAGCTCAGCGGTAGAGTAGTCGGCTGTTAACCGATTGGTCGCTGGTTCGAATCCAGCATCCGGAGCCACTCTTTTATTTTATTTCAAATCTTTTTATTTTTAAAATCTCTATAAAAATCTTAAATTTAATTTTCGGATTTTACTATTTTTTTAACCAAAATAGCATAAATTTAGCTCTCTAATCAAGATAATATTAATTTATGATTAAATATTTCTATTAGTTTGAATTTCTAATTTCATTTTTTTTTTTTTTTTGATAAACTGCCGCCAAAGTTTCGCAGGAGAGATGATGCAAAAACATATAAGAGAAAATGGAAATGTGATTTATGGAGACCTATCTAAACAAGTAAATTTGAAATTAGATTTTAAAGGCAAAAATAATATTGTATTCTTTGCTGGCGGAAGCAGGAATGTGAATATATCGTGTAGAGGTGATAACGCTTTAATATTTATAGGAGATAGGGTTAGGGCTAATGGACTAATTGATATTCTTAGATTTGGACTATGCTACATAGATGATAATTCAACTTATAATGGAACAAATCCTAGAATATTTGAAGCAAAAAATATAATATTTGGTAGAGATTGTATGTTTTCTTGGGGCATTTGGCTCTCGACTTGCGATCACCATTTGATTATGGATAGTCAAACTAATGATAGGATTAACTTTTCTAAAAGCATTTATATAGGTGATCATGTGTGGTGCGGACAAGAAACTGCCATTTTAAAAGGGATTTTTGTAGCTTCAGGTGCGGTAATAGGTGCTAAAAGCGTAGTATCTAAAAATTGTTATTCAAATACTGTCAATGCGGGCAATCCTATCATAGAGCTAAAAAGAGATCTATTTTGGTTGAGAGATGATCCGACCGTTGGTCAATGGACAAAAGAACAAACCCTAAAACACTCAAATATCCCAAATGAAAATTTCAAATACACCTACAACCAAAACGAATTTCTATCACCAAAAGCCATTGAAGAAAAATTAGACTCCCTAAACACAGCACAAGAGAAGTTGGAGTTTGTATATGATGCAATCTATATGAATAAAAACAAAAATCGCTTTGCTTATTTCAAAGATATGCCTTACGATATCCCTTTGCCAAAATACGAAAGCAAATTTAAACTTTTAAAATTTGAAGAGATAGAACCCACCCCACCAAAGCCAACCATACCACCACAACCAACCCCACAAGAGCAGATAAACTCACTCAAAAAAGAGATAAATAAAAAAGATATAGAGATTAAAAATTTAAAAATAACTAACCAAAAAGCCCAAAATATCAAAAATCATCTGAGCTACAAACTAGGAAATGCTCTAATACAAGCGCACAAACAATGGTATAAAGGCGGATATATTAAATTTATATTTGAAGCCATAAAAATCAAAAATGAGCATAATAAAACTAAAATATAGCTTAAAAAGCAGTTAGGCTAGATAAAATCAAGCTTAAATAAGTTGATATAAACTTAGCTAAAATACTATAAATTCGCATAAATATGATATCGCTGATTGAGTGTGGAGAATTTGAGATGATAGCCAAACTTCGCAAGATAAAATTCCACAAAATAAAAATCCCCTGCAAAGTAGAGAAATCTAACAAATAGTTAAATTCAACACTTAAATTTAGTTGAAATTCACAGGATCAATATCAGGCAAAGCACCATAAAATCTAGCGACTTGACTAGCTTTGAGTAGTGGAATATGAGATTGCGATCTTAGCAGTATCTGATAGCGATATTTGGATGCTATCATCTCGATTACACATTTCCCACTACCGATAATCTCTAAATTTGGTATATTTTCAAGCTCTTTTAAGGTTTTTTCCATCTTTATTATAGCTCTATTTTCATCTTTGTCTTCTATTTTTATGCGAAGTAGTCTCATAAATGGTGGGTATAATCCCTCTCTTATGCTCATCTCATCATCTATAAATTGATCGAATTTATCCATATATTTAGCGAAAAATTCGCACTTCAATCCCTGTATTATCACCTTGCCGTGGTCTGCTCTACCGGCTCTACCAGCTACTTGCATAGCTAGGGCTAGGCTCTTGCTTCTAGCTTGATAATCGCTATAATCCAAATGCTCATCAAGGCCCATTATAATCGCTAAAGAGACATTGTGATAGTCGTGGCCTTTGCTTAGCATTTGAGTGCCGACAATTATATCTATTTTGTTTTCGTTGAAATTTTTAAGCAAGGTCGTGAGCTTTTTTTGTGTGGTGATCTCATCTTTGTCAAATTTGGCTATATTAGCTGATGGGAAGTGGCTTTTGAGCTCTAAGAGAAGCTCACTAGTGCCGATTTTGTGAGATTCTAGCATATCGCTATTACAGCTTGGGCATAGATTTGGTATCGCACAGGTAAAACCGCAGTAGTGGCATTTAAGGGCTTTTTGTTTTTTGTGTAGGCTTAGAGATATTGAGCAGTATGGGCATTGTATGCTTTGGGCGCATTTTTGGCAAGTGAGAAATTTGAAATTCGCTCTAGTAGGCAAAAATATTATAATCTGTTTGTGGCTAGCTAGCTCTTTGGCTATGCTATTTAGTATAAGCTCATTAAGCCCAGTTGGGCTATGGTCATAGATATACTCTTTTTGTGAGTTATAAAATTGCCCTTTTAAGCGAAAATGTGGGAATTTCGCATAGCTATTTAGGCTTGGGGTGGCGCTTCCTAAGATACATTTTATCCCAAATTTATTAGCGATATATATGGCTAGATCTTTGGCGTTGTAGTATGGGTCGCTACTACTTTTGTAGCTATCATCGTGCTCTTCATCGACTACGATTAATCCTAAATTGCTAAAAGGCAAAAATAGCGATGAGCGAGCTCCAGCTATTAAATTTATCTTGCCAGAGCTGAAATTTGATAGTAGGGATTTTTTATTTTTGGTTGAAATTTTGGAGTGCCATATACCAACATTATCACCAAAATACGCCTCTAAACGCCCTTGCATTTGTGGGGTTAGTGAGATTTCAGGCATCAAAAATAGAGCTTGTTTGCCACTATTTAAGCACTCTCTTATAAGGCTTATATATATTTCGCTCTTGCCACTTCCAGTATCACCAAAGATTAGGGAAATTTGATTTTGCTTGGCAAATTGCGTGGCTTGTTGTTGGAGTGGGCTTAAATTTGGTGATTTGATAAAGCTATATCGCTCTGGTTCATAGCCACTAAAAGGCTCAAATAAGCCCAAAGCAACGCCGATTTCGCAAGTATAGTAGTGGCTGATGAATTTGGCTAAGGTAGCTTGAAAGGTTGTGAAATTTAAATTTAATCTCTTAGATATTTTGGTGGTTTTGAAATTTGGTTTAGATACACTTTTTATAACGCAGCCGCTCTGCTCTTTGCCTCTTAATACAACGCTCACAATCTCAAATTCGCTTAATTGAAATTCACTTTCATAGGTTAATGGCTGTAAATTTAGGCCTATTATAGCGATTTCGTAGTAGTTCATAGTTTATCGCAGATATCTTTGGGAGATAGGCATTTGATAGTGCCGTTGCTATCGTAGCTAAACTCGGTCTCATCATCAAATATTAATTTATTATCTTCAACTCGCCAGTTATTTAAATTGATTGAGTGTAGAATCTCTGTATTTAGGAGTGGGTCTTGAACTTTAGCGGTTAGTAAAAGAGCGGTTTTTTGGTGGAGAATATTGGCTTGGATTGTGGCTATATCGGTTTTAATTTTAAGCAAATTTGCGTCATTTTTGCTTAAAAACACTCTTGGTGCTGCGATAGCTAATAAAACACCAAGAATAATAATTACAAACACTAACTCAATTAGGCTAAATGCTTTTATCATGTGTAAGGGCTTTGTCAATATTGCCAAGAATAGAGTTTAATTCGCTCTTTTGCTCGTAGTTTTCGTGGCATTTTTTGACAAAAGCAGTAAGTAGATCCTTGATAGCTAGCTGATGCTTATCATCTAAAAGTTTTTTGATATCAGCTTCGAAATAATCAGCAAAATCATCATCAAGGGTGATATTATAATCTTTGGAGGCTACTGTTAGTGTGATTTGTCTCATCTACCAAGTACAGCCTCAACTTGTTTTAATAGATCATCGCTTGCTAAATCTTGATTTTTAAGCTCTTCTTCTAGTCTCATTATTTGGTTTGTTTTGGCTTCATTTTGGGCTTTTACGCTTATTAATTCGTTTCTTAAAGCTTCGTTTGCTTCGCATACTTCTTCGTATTTTAGCATTAATTCAGTAACTTTTGAAGCTAGAGTATTTAATACCTTTTCATTTTCATACATTACATAGTCCTTATTTTATAGTGATAATTTTGCGTAATTTTATCATACCTTTTATAAATATGGTATAAATTTTGGCTATTTTTGAATTTATTAGCTACTAAAAATTAAAATTTTGATTAATAAAAAGATGATAAAATCGCTAAAATTTAAGGTAAAAATATGGATAAATTCGATTTAAATAGCAAATTTTCACCAAATCAAGATCAACAAAACGCAATTGATGGCATTAGCAAGGCTTTTAAGAGTGGAGCCAAATATAGCACGCTTCTTGGTGTAACTGGTAGTGGCAAGACCTTTACTATGGCAAATATAATTAAAAAATTAAATATTCCTACTTTGATTATGACTCACAATAAATCCCTAGCCGCTCAATTATATAGCGAATTTAAGGGCTTTTTCCCGCATAATCATGTGGAGTATTTCATTAGCTATTATGACTATTATCAGCCTGAGGCTTATATCCCAAGGCAAGATCTATTTATAGAAAAAGATAGCTCAATTAATGACGAATTAGAGCGTTTAAGGCTATCGGCTACGGCAAATTTGCTTGAGTATGATGATACTATAGTTATAGCTAGTGTCTCGGCAAATTATGGCTTAGGTAATCCTGCTGAGTATAAAGGGATGGTTATAACGCTAGAGAGAGGCATGCAAATAGGGCAAAAAGAGCTACTTTTAAAGCTTGTAGATATGGGGTATAAAAGAGATGATAGCTTTTTTGAGCGTGGGAATTTTCGTGTAAATGGCGATGTGATAGATATCTATCCGGCCTATTTTAACGATGAGGCGATTAGGCTTGAGTTTTTTGGTGATGAGATAGAGGAGATTTATCATTTTAATGCTTTGGATAATAAAAAAACAAAAGATTTAAATAGATTTATATTGTATGCTACAAGTCAATTTGTTGTGGGTGAAAATCGCTTAAAAGAGGCGATTAAGGGGATTGAAGCTGAACTAGATGAGAGATTGAAATTTTATGAGAGCGAGGGGAGGCTTGTTGAGTATCAAAGGCTCAAACAAAGGGTGGAATTTGATTTAGAGATGCTCTCAACTACTGGTAGCACCAAGGGTGTGGAGAATTATGCTAGGTATTTAACAGGGCAAAAGCCAGGTGAGACGCCATATTCTTTGTTTGATTATTTTGAGATTAAGGGGCAAGATTATTTGGTTATAGTTGATGAGAGTCATGTGAGTTTGCCGCAATTTCGTGGAATGTATGCTGGAGATAGGAGTAGAAAAGAGGTTTTGGTGGAGTATGGATTTAGGCTGCCTAGTGCTTTGGATAATAGGCCACTTAAATTTGATGAGTTTATCGCTAAAAAAGCTAGATTTCTCTTTGTTTCGGCTACGCCAAATGAGTATGAGCTAGATCTATCCAAAGGGCATATTTATGAGCAAATTCTAAGGCCAACAGGCCTATTAGATCCTAAAATTGAGATAATAAGTAGCGATAATCAAGTTGAAATTTTATATGATAGGGCTAAGGCTGTGATAGAGAGAAATGAGCGTGTATTGGTCACAACTCTGACTAAAAAGATGGCTGAAGAGCTAACGAAGTATTATTTAGAATTAGGATTAAAGATCAAATATATGCACTCTGATATAGATGCTGTTGAGAGAAATGAGCTTATAAGAGGGCTTAGGCGTGGGGATTATGATATATTAGTTGGGATAAATTTATTAAGAGAGGGGCTAGATCTGCCTGAAGTGAGTTTGGTAGCTGTGATGGATGCGGATAAGGAAGGGTTTTTACGCTCTAAAACTAGCCTTATACAGACGATGGGTAGAGCTGCTAGAAATGTAAATGGAGCGGTTATTTTGTTTGCTAATAAGATAACAAACTCAATGCGTGAAGCTATAGAGATCACCGAGGCAAGACGCAAGTATCAAGATGATTATAATAAATCGCACAATATAACACCGCAATCAGCTAGTAGAAATATCGAAGATAGCTTAAAAGAAGATGATACGCAAATGCTTTATACCAAAGCCAAAAAATTAGCCAAAATGCCTTCAAGTGAGCGAGCTAAAATAGTAAAAGAGCTAAGAAAACAGATGCTTGAAGCGGCTAAGAATTTAGAATTCGAAAAGGCCGCTGCATTGCGTGATGAGATAGCTAAATTAAGAGAAATTTAGCTAAATTATATTTAAATTTAGTGGCGATTTGGTTGCCACTGATTAATCTGCTATTTTAGTGCATTTTAGGCTTATTTGGTTATCTTGTTGGGTGAATTTATATATGTATTGGCTGGTTTGAAATTCGATATTTGGCTCATATTTTGGCCTTTTGTTTTTGGCGATTTTATCTAGCATCCACTCATAATTATTAGCCACTAATAACTTCATACTCATACCCATCCCGTGATCTAAATTTTTGATAAATTTGCCATCAACTCTGCTTTTATCGCTTACTATATCTAAGGTAGCATCAAAACCTAAATTTTTAAGCTGTTTATAAAATTCGATTTTTTCGCCTATTGGAGCGACTTTGTCATTTTGGACATGGTAGGATTTAAAAATCGGTTTTGGATATTTAGCTTGTATTAAAAGGTGATTAGGCTCATTTGTATCTCTAATCTCATATCTGGAGCGACTAAAGTAGTTTGGGCTTTGTGAATTTGAGGTCCAATGAGTCTTATCCGAGACGCATAGATGGAAGTTTTCATTATCTCTGCTATCACGCCTATATTTCATAAAATCAATCTCTTTACCAAAGCCAATAGTGCGAAATGCCCCACGCTGATAATCTTGTTTATCAAATATATTAGTGCTTAAATTCCATCCACAATTATCCAAAATTCCATCTACAGCCCATGGGGCGTATTTAGCACAAAGATTGGCTATATATCCGCCGTGGCTAGAGCCTACATAAATTTTGGCTAACCCCCACCCATTTGAATTCGCTACTTTAAATGGTGGGTTACTTTGCACATGTAAGGTGGCATTTATCACATCTAAAGCAGCCATTAAACCAAAGTTTTGATACTCATCATTTGGCGGAGTGAGTGTAAGATGAAATGGGAGTTTGAAGGTTAAATTTAATTTGCCAGCTACCTTTTGCATGCCGATGAAATTGTATAAATAGCTATTTAGGTATTCCCAAATTTCATCTGATTTCATCTTGGTTAATTCTACATCATCTGGGATTGGGCGATTAATACTTGAAGCTACTGTTTTTAGGATCAATTCATCTATCTTATCAATGCTAAATTTAGCCCCTGGGGGATTGCTCTTTATAGCAAAATAGTTAGCCGTTATAACCGCTGCGTCCATATCTCTAGCGATACTATGAGCGAGTTTGTCTCTATAATACGAATCCCCATCTTCGCCTAATCCTGGTATAATGGTGATTAAAGATCTAATCTCTTTATTATTATCATAAGTGAGTTTAAACTCAAGCTTTGATTTGCGTTTTATATCTAATTCAGCATCATTTACGCCATCTATTTTATAGCTTTTAGTCCGTATCATCTATCGCCTTTTTGTATTTTAGATTGTTGATTACCCTTATTGTATCTTGAGCGATTGCTAACTCTTCATCTGTAGGGACAATTATGATTTTAATCTTTGTGTCTGCGTGTCCTATTCTGCGTGGTTCATCTTTTGGCTCCATATTTTTATCTTTGTCAATTTTTATACCAAAAATCTCTAATCCATTACACACGGCTTCTCTTACTCTAGCATCGTTTTCACCGATTCCAGCAGTAAATATAATCGCATCAATCTGGCCTAAAATCGCAATATATGAGCCGATATATTTTTTCACTCTTAAAACAAACATATCAAAAGCGAGTTTAGCATTCTCATCTCCTGCGTCCATGCGTTTTTCTATCTCACGCATATCATTTGTGCCGCCTATAGCTAAGAGGCCGGATTTTTTATTCATTATATTATCAACTTCTTCACCGCTTAAATTCGCATTTCTCATCAAAAATGGCATAATCGCTGGATCTATGCTACCACAGCGAGTTCCCATCATTAGCCCCTCAAGTGGCGTAAGCCCCATTGTGGTATCGATACATTTGCCATTTTTTATAGCTGCGATACTAGCACCATTACCAAGATGTAAGGTGATACAGTTAAATTTACTATACTCAATACCTAAAATTTCGGCTCCGGCCTTTGAGACAAACTGATGAGAAGTGCCATGGAAGCCATATTTTCGTATCTTATATTTTTCATAAAATTCAAGTGGCAAGGCATACATATATGAGACTTTTGGCATGGTTTGGTGAAATACCGTATCAAACACAGCTACATTTGGGATATCGGGTCTTAATTTTAGTGTCTCTTTCATTCCTGCTAGGTGCGCTGGATTATGTAGTGGGGCGAGTGGGATTAGCTCTTCTATCTTTTTCATTACGCTCTCATCAATTAGTATAGCATCTGTGAATATATCGGCGCCTTGGACTACTCTGTGACCCACGCCATCTATATCATCTAGGCTCTTAATTATGCCTGAGTTAAATAAAAGCTCATTCATTATATCAATGCCTTGGGCGTGGTCTATGATATGAGTGGCTCTATCTTTTGTCTTTCCACAGGCGGTGACTATCTTGGCGTATGAGTTTTCAGAGCCGATTTGCTCTATTAAACCCTTACACATCACACTTTCATTATCCATATCATATAGTTTGAATTTAATAGAGCTACTACCTGAGTTTATAACCAAAATTTTCATCTACTCTCCTTGAATTGCGCTAATTAAAATTGTATTTATGATATCATCTACTAAGCAACCACGGCTTAAATCATTAATTGGCTTATTTAATCCTTGTAGAATCGGGCCGATGGCTAGGGCGTTTGAGCTTCTTTGGACAGCTTTGTAGCAGATATTACCAGAGTTTAAATCTGGGAAGATAAATACATTGGCATTGCCAGCGACTTTTGAATTTGGTAGTTTTTTGGCTGCTACTACGCTATCAACTGCTGCATCAAACTGAATCGGCCCTTCTACATCAAGGCTTGGGTCTAACTCTTTTAAGATTTTAGTAGCCTCTATCACGCTATCTACGCTAGCTCCGCTACCACTATCGCCTGTTGAGTAGCTTAGCATTGCGATTTTAGGCTCAAAGCCAAACTCACGAGCGATTTGGGCTGTGGATATAGCTGTTGTGGCTAGATCTTTTGGGGTTGGATTTGGGATTATAGCGCAATCTGCGTAGAAGTGAATTTGACCATTTACGCACATTATGAAGCTACCACTTACGCTAGAGACTCCGGGTTTGGTTTTGATAAATTGTAAGGCTGGGCGGATGGTTTGGGCTGTGGTCGTATTGGCTCCGCTTACCATCGCATTTGCTAAGCCTTTATAGACAAGCATAGTGCCAAAATATGTTCTATCTTTGATTAGCTCTTTGGCTTGATCTAGCTCTAAGCCTTTGTTTTTGCGAAGTTCATAAAGTGTGGTGGCAAATTCATCTATCAATTCGCTTTTATCTGGATTTATGATATTTGCTTTTGTTAAATTTAATCCCAAATCTTTGGCTCTTTTGTCTATTTTATCTCTATCACCAAGCAAGGTTATAGATACTGCCTTGCTAGCTAGTAAGATATCGCACGCTTTAAGCACTCTATCATCATCGCTTTCAGGCAAGACTACTATTTTTGGTTTTTGGGCGGCTTTTTGGTATAGAATGGTTTCAAATTTCAATGGAGTTATATAATTGCTCTCTAATGTGGCTATATCATCTATATTTGTAAATGACTTAAAGCCTAAAAATCCGGCTTTATAAGCGGTTTTATCACTTAGCAAAAATGGAGCATTTAAATTCTTAGCTATCAAAGTATCTAGTAATTCATCGTCAGAGCCAACGACTATTATAAAATTATCTTTTATGCTATCAAATTTCGCTATTATCGCTTTTATAAGCTCATTTTCTTTTTGGTTTTTTAAGAGATTTATCGCTTCATCTAAACTAAAAACTCTAAAACTATCTTGATTATCAAAACTAATGGGTAAAAAAGTAACACTTTGGGGTAATTTGGAATTTAATTTAGCTTTAAATTCGCTATTTTCATAGTCACTTTTTAGTATATAAATAGCTTTTAGCATTGTTTTATCCTATATTTGGTATTATTTTGTGTAGTTAATGCTATATTGTATCATAAAATTGAGAGTTATTTATGAAAAGAAGTTCTTTTTTTGTCTTATTTTGTTTGGTTGGTTTTAGTGGTTGTGGAACTGGAGCTAATCCGCATATATCAATGGAGCCACCTGCATATGTAGAAGAGATGCCGAGCCGTGTTCAAGGTGGTGGCGTGGGTAATCCTGGTAGTTTGTTTGGTAAAGGGGATAATCCTCTATTTTCAGATAGAAAAGCTATGAATGTAAATGATATTGTCACAGTAATCATATCAGAAAACGCCAATCAAAGCTCACAATCTAACCGCTCAACAACTAAAGATAGCACAACAGCATTAAATGGTGGATCATTTACCACACCGGCTGGATCACCGCTACAAGGGCCACTTAATGATGTTAATAAAATTGCTGGAATTGGATTTAGTGCTGGTGGAGCTAATAGCTATAGCGGAAGTGGCACGGCTAGTAGGGTAGAGACCTTTACTACTACTGTTTCAGCTAGGATTATCAAGGTTTTGACTAATGGTAATTACTTTATTGAAGGTAGCAAAGAGATATTATTAAATAACGAAAAGCAGATAATGCAAATTAGCGGCGTGATAAGACCTTATGACATTAGTCAAAATAATGAGATAGAATCAAGATATATATCAGATGCCAAGATACTATATCGCACCGAAGGGGATTT is part of the Campylobacter lanienae NCTC 13004 genome and harbors:
- the hemE gene encoding uroporphyrinogen decarboxylase, producing MIFIDACFGKPTPYTPVWMMRQAGRYLPEYMRVRAQAGDFLSLCKDYKKASEVTLQPVDILGVDAAILFSDILVVPMEMGMELKFVKGEGPVFPKPIISMDDLDRLSSDKAVKNLSYVYDTIKLTRDKLPQDRALIGFCGAPWTIATYMIEGGSTKTYNICKKMVYNNPQFLHAILRKVTNALKLYLAEQIKAGVNAIQIFDSWAGALEKSAYMEFGFSYINEIVDFIKSDYPEIAVIVFPKGISGFLEDINGQFDVLGVDWSTPLQKVKKSLGAKYVLQGNMEPARLYSKDAIDDGVDEILSIMCGKRHIFNLGHGILPDIPVENAKYFIKSVQEKSAKYMK
- the uvrB gene encoding excinuclease ABC subunit UvrB; the encoded protein is MDKFDLNSKFSPNQDQQNAIDGISKAFKSGAKYSTLLGVTGSGKTFTMANIIKKLNIPTLIMTHNKSLAAQLYSEFKGFFPHNHVEYFISYYDYYQPEAYIPRQDLFIEKDSSINDELERLRLSATANLLEYDDTIVIASVSANYGLGNPAEYKGMVITLERGMQIGQKELLLKLVDMGYKRDDSFFERGNFRVNGDVIDIYPAYFNDEAIRLEFFGDEIEEIYHFNALDNKKTKDLNRFILYATSQFVVGENRLKEAIKGIEAELDERLKFYESEGRLVEYQRLKQRVEFDLEMLSTTGSTKGVENYARYLTGQKPGETPYSLFDYFEIKGQDYLVIVDESHVSLPQFRGMYAGDRSRKEVLVEYGFRLPSALDNRPLKFDEFIAKKARFLFVSATPNEYELDLSKGHIYEQILRPTGLLDPKIEIISSDNQVEILYDRAKAVIERNERVLVTTLTKKMAEELTKYYLELGLKIKYMHSDIDAVERNELIRGLRRGDYDILVGINLLREGLDLPEVSLVAVMDADKEGFLRSKTSLIQTMGRAARNVNGAVILFANKITNSMREAIEITEARRKYQDDYNKSHNITPQSASRNIEDSLKEDDTQMLYTKAKKLAKMPSSERAKIVKELRKQMLEAAKNLEFEKAAALRDEIAKLREI
- a CDS encoding type II secretion system protein, with protein sequence MIKAFSLIELVFVIIILGVLLAIAAPRVFLSKNDANLLKIKTDIATIQANILHQKTALLLTAKVQDPLLNTEILHSINLNNWRVEDNKLIFDDETEFSYDSNGTIKCLSPKDICDKL
- a CDS encoding primosomal protein N', with amino-acid sequence MNYYEIAIIGLNLQPLTYESEFQLSEFEIVSVVLRGKEQSGCVIKSVSKPNFKTTKISKRLNLNFTTFQATLAKFISHYYTCEIGVALGLFEPFSGYEPERYSFIKSPNLSPLQQQATQFAKQNQISLIFGDTGSGKSEIYISLIRECLNSGKQALFLMPEISLTPQMQGRLEAYFGDNVGIWHSKISTKNKKSLLSNFSSGKINLIAGARSSLFLPFSNLGLIVVDEEHDDSYKSSSDPYYNAKDLAIYIANKFGIKCILGSATPSLNSYAKFPHFRLKGQFYNSQKEYIYDHSPTGLNELILNSIAKELASHKQIIIFLPTRANFKFLTCQKCAQSIQCPYCSISLSLHKKQKALKCHYCGFTCAIPNLCPSCNSDMLESHKIGTSELLLELKSHFPSANIAKFDKDEITTQKKLTTLLKNFNENKIDIIVGTQMLSKGHDYHNVSLAIIMGLDEHLDYSDYQARSKSLALAMQVAGRAGRADHGKVIIQGLKCEFFAKYMDKFDQFIDDEMSIREGLYPPFMRLLRIKIEDKDENRAIIKMEKTLKELENIPNLEIIGSGKCVIEMIASKYRYQILLRSQSHIPLLKASQVARFYGALPDIDPVNFN
- a CDS encoding radical SAM protein, which produces MSYKFIFGPVSSRRFGSSLGIDLSPVQKSCNFDCLYCELTKAKAVRTINNEPTTKAIIDELKFALNEFKDIDVITITANGEPSLYSDLSNLITQINSLKTTQKSLILSNGSAVLNPEISKALLKLDIVKFSLDSADPKTFRKIDRSIDRIDTDNLIELMSEFRAKFKGELVMEVLVVAGYNDSDDEFIALNRAFKKISPHRVDISTIDRPPAHNASGVSIERLYYLSTFIDSAPVAIASKAPLKYKFDYTQSELEKLLKLRPQSLYDIENNYTQNAKSNLENLINQGKITECDLGGMKFYRIL
- a CDS encoding acyltransferase, with the protein product MQKHIRENGNVIYGDLSKQVNLKLDFKGKNNIVFFAGGSRNVNISCRGDNALIFIGDRVRANGLIDILRFGLCYIDDNSTYNGTNPRIFEAKNIIFGRDCMFSWGIWLSTCDHHLIMDSQTNDRINFSKSIYIGDHVWCGQETAILKGIFVASGAVIGAKSVVSKNCYSNTVNAGNPIIELKRDLFWLRDDPTVGQWTKEQTLKHSNIPNENFKYTYNQNEFLSPKAIEEKLDSLNTAQEKLEFVYDAIYMNKNKNRFAYFKDMPYDIPLPKYESKFKLLKFEEIEPTPPKPTIPPQPTPQEQINSLKKEINKKDIEIKNLKITNQKAQNIKNHLSYKLGNALIQAHKQWYKGGYIKFIFEAIKIKNEHNKTKI